Proteins from one Lycium ferocissimum isolate CSIRO_LF1 unplaced genomic scaffold, AGI_CSIRO_Lferr_CH_V1 ctg1348, whole genome shotgun sequence genomic window:
- the LOC132042120 gene encoding uncharacterized protein LOC132042120 isoform X1, translating into MSKKVVTRRELLDRWRGIEEEDDNDIDLLKRHRFRHLKEEWFSDAFNYLIFLPEENHIWCGSWDLMGPLLETFYNYFKDDRSDSPLKLLRDRTSREMRQCTQCICQYHQAQELYSTEYDPSTIGPLLEVLRTLDEERISQHLKEINNRIRCGEYNIVHGSGEIVSVMFEVLMFPILLDDSYLASEFETFIDAIDKTHELTLGGHQQYPGVYALLFHKGRRTRSIGLRLAGRMSKLRQSADLDALQPLLKKYISYLATDVLPSSTPNPRPRVELDRVTVWLGIKALLGFLEPPTFEEGILDRYPIFLSVVLNHISDDSPEFSYAVNCLRLLFEMLGYKLWLKTSLSPSVMRNTLLGQCFHTRNEKSHKEIFDLFQPFLQSLEALQDGEHEKQRRNLLYFLLHQVTASSNFSLLMRKKACQIALLIVHRGYTMNPPSPPYECAHMWGPSLVCSLKDSSLHSSLRQPAFDVIQTILVSDASALVTSILKYQLATSDERCLPFQLDEEEGQGNLFGCDFEEYDVSCWKEFSSQADITSDLCGDWMCVPMLWFEVLVEIDPLILPVSFAKAVFWALSRLSLLESDNDSDIEPSVGHWLRTCGSDISQVLNWKVPSGSNDGGEGVEYKNSIKVSTKCIPLIRLFKRSTAHFIIRMEQGELRKQWTWEPMMSDSLILLLVDSNDNARHVGRCILEQVSNTRGLTSGLQFLCSSQSSLSATFTGLRHGLKLVQLDCVLSEFQTLHHFFFVLCKLLKEGNSCTQPLVRKSSEDSSISKFSSQGGFLKQPVVQTQTEHMDAHKSVVSSILWEKFCCLLSEMAWISVQKCLSAGKVFIDQKPSQMTCIRLLETLPVVFGRLCRDPTTVLNNAVTQCLSDLIDWGHSPLAVVVRYWKDALISLLILIKASCSGVPASLAADIEKLISCDNIPMNVLNKQVARLSVSLVDGSYTDLKKTSVDFKCLPGEESVLADNSLAEAAKPFSGVGKRMHIPDLKTLVGEERSNLIVNSGDETETDTSAGADINSGVSFDPKPVGHIAGRVLYSDPVKEIDSRKISQPVDLCLDLDIQRLELDALQASPLAKSKAMEPKSKGTDINCHLNCINLNSKENSSVTSELRSAVGSSSHGGVSMKENDGKADERVIKSNDAVLKELVCENKSDRELAFLTSARRQQSFSIKTGLSGPKRKVIQLSLPVDNKSNALRLDDGVKRFKAVRLDDWYRPILEFNYFLTVGLTTEGAGKNDSLSKLKEVPVRFQSVDEYVEIFRPLILEEFKAQLQSSFQEITSLEEMSCGSLSVMSVERIDDFHFIRCVHEDVDSAGSKSCSDNDLILLTRQPLRNSCPDIHIVGKVEKREKDCKRRSSIVLIRLYLQNRPHLMRARKFLVERSKWCISRLMTITSQLREFQALSAIRGIPLLPVILNPTSYDHSKHCGESFNKLSRPLQQVLKTAYNDSQLQAISAAIGPFDPKKDFQLSLIQGPPGTGKTRVIVAIVSSLLAFSQVDTKRSSNGGPKSTGMSRTASRQRICQAAAVARAWQDAALARQLNEDLENDKPMGNCSKRRILICAQSNAAVDELVSRITSEGLYGSDGTMYKPYIVRVGNAKTVHPNSLPFFIDTLVDHRIAEEKMNATDSTNDADKDTLTFLRSNLEKLVDTIKCYEAKRASLRDGNSDSNCLLEGDTDKADNAKELSDAEVEAKLRILYEKKKSIYMDLAAAQAREKKANEETKALRQKLRKAILKEAEIVVTTLSGCGGDLYGVCAASVSSQRFSSSSEGVLFDAVVIDEAAQALEPASLIPLQLLKSKGTRCVMVGDPKQLPATVLSNIASKFSFQCSMFERLQRAGYPVNMLTRQYRMHPEICRFPSFHFYDGKLVDGDQLSSKVASFHGTKGLGPYVFFDVVDGKELHDKKSGTLSLYNECEADAAVEVLRFFKRRFPSEFVGGRIGIITPYRCQLSLLRSRFSSAFGSSITADMEFNTVDGFQGREVDIVILSTVRAFEACSNATQINSSRIGFVADVRRMNVALTRARLSLWIMGNARTLRTNQNWAALVKNAKERELVMSLKRPYNATFKSCDLEKHLTLDKPENYSRNLKHVKGAEATYEHADRQKKNVKHVTDRKRKDASFGAPIDTPVRADLSGKNVEGEQRSKDENSLLLEKDLDNYDGRNTKGVHILLGKNQSESSESCEKISKKHRKERKVHGHCGKQCDSLESNSGNSKKSGSDNHKHSISVASEKVQEPLERDDKLQNTRGWKKPATTTLLQKDVEDGIGACNQVKKPDHIISERKQQRDAVDALLSSALISSNKSRSSLRSLPAKRTSSPNAGGPPIRPPKQNKVMSLSH; encoded by the exons ATGTCGAAGAAAGTGGTGACAAGGAGAGAGCTGTTGGACCGATGGAGGGGCATCGAAGAAGAAGACGACAACGACATTGACCTTCTCAAGCGACATCGTTTCCGCCACCTCAAAGAAGAATG GTTTTCAGATGCATTCAACTACTTGATCTTTTTGCCCGAAGAAAATCATATTTGGTGTGGTTCCTGGGACCTGATGGGACCTCTTCTGGAGACTTTCTATAATTATTTTAAGGATGATCGCAGTGATTCTCCTCTAAAGCTCCTACGGGACAGAACATCTAGGGAAATGCGCCAGTGCACTCAATGTATATGTCAATACCATCAAGCCCAAGAGCTTTATAGTACAGAATATGACCCTAGTACCATTGGTCCTCTTCTTGAGGTCTTGCGCACTCTTGACGAAGAAAGAATCAGTCAACATCTTAAAGAGATTAATAACAGAATAAGATGTGGAGAGTACAACATAGTGCATGGCAGTGGAGAAATTGTTAGCGTCATGTTTGAG GTTTTGATGTTCCCGATTTTGTTAGATGATTCTTATTTGGCAAGTGAATTTGAGACATTCATTGACGCAATAGATAAAACTCATGAACTGACCTTGGGTGGACACCAGCAGTATCCG ggaGTTTATGCATTACTTTTCCATAAAGGCCGAAGAACTCGTTCTATAGGTTTGCGATTGGCTGGACGCATGAGTAAATTGAG GCAATCTGCAGATTTGGATGCTTTGCAGCCTTTGTTGAAGAAATACATTTCTTATTTGGCAACAGACGTTTTGCCATCATCTACTCCGAATCCAAGGCCTAGGGTTGAGTTGGATCGAGTAACTGTATGGCTTGGGATCAAAGCATT GCTTGGATTCTTGGAGCCTCCAACTTTTGAAGAAGGCATTTTAGATCGCTATCCCATTTTTCTGAGTGTCGTTCTCAACCATATTAGTGATGATTCACCAGAGTTTTCTTATGCAGTTAATTGTCTAAGATTATTGTTTGAGATGCTTG GATATAAGCTTTGGTTGAAGACTTCACTATCTCCAAGTGTGATGCGCAACACACTATTGGGTCAGTGTTTCCACACTCGAAATGAGAAAAGCCATAAGGAAATTTTTGATCTTTTCCAGCCTTTTCTACAG TCTCTTGAAGCTTTACAAGACGGAGAACATGAAAAGCAACGGAGaaatcttctttattttctcctGCATCAAGTTACTGCGAGTAGTAACTTCAGCTTGCTCATGAGAAAAAAGGCTTGCCAG ATAGCTCTTCTCATAGTTCACCGAGGTTATACTATGAACCCGCCTTCTCCGCCATATGAATGTGCACATATGTG GGGACCTTCTCTTGTGTGCTCTCTGAAAGATTCATCACTTCACAGTTCTCTCCGTCAACCTGCCTTTGATGTTATTCAAACTATTTTAGTTTCTGATGCTTCAGCTCTGGTAACTTCAATTCTGAAGTATCAACTTGCTACGAGTGATGAAAGATGCTTGCCGTTCCAGCTTGATGAAGAAGAGGGCCAAGGAAATTTGTTTGGTTGTGATTTTGAAGAATATGATGTCAGTTGTTGGAAGGAGTTTAGTTCTCAAGCTGATATAACATCAGATTTATGTGGGGATTGGATGTGCGTCCCAATGTTGTGGTTTGAGGTTTTAGTTGAAATTGATCCCTTGATTCTTCCAGTATCATTTGCTAAGGCTGTTTTCTGGGCTTTGTCACGCCTTTCTTTACTAGAATCTGATAATGACTCTGATATTGAACCTTCAGTTGGTCATTGGTTGAGAACCTGTGGTTCAGATATCTCTCAGGTTTTGAATTGGAAGGTTCCATCTGGTTCAAATGATGGTGGCGAGGGAGTGGAATATAAAAACTCCATTAAGGTCTCAACAAAGTGTATACCTTTAATTAGGCTTTTCAAGAG GTCGACTGCTCATTTCATCATCAGAATGGAGCAAGGGGAGCTAAGGAAGCAGTGGACATGGGAGCCCATGATGAGTGACAGTTTGATTCTTCTGCTCGTGGATTCCAACGAT AATGCTAGACATGTTGGTCGGTGTATTCTTGAACAAGTTTCAAATACACGAGGCCTAACAAGTGGACTGCAGTTTCTTTGCTCCAGCCAATCTTCACTCTCAGCTACCTTTACAGGGTTAAGGCATGGTCTAAAGCTG GTTCAGTTGGACTGCGTTCTATCGGAATTTCAGACTTTGCatcatttcttttttgttttgtgcaAACTACTAAAAGAAGGGAATTCGTGTACCCAACCTCTAGTCAGAAAATCATCTGAGGACTCTAGTATCTCAAAATTTTCTTCTCAAGGGGGATTCCTAAAGCAGCCAGTGGTGCAAACTCAAACTGAGCACATGGACGCACATAAATCAGTTGTCAGTTCCATTTTATGGGAGAAATTTTGTTGCTTACTCTCAGAAATGGCTTGGATCTCTGTTCAGAAGTGCTTGTCAGCTGGGAAGGTGTTTATAGATCAAAAACCATCTCAG ATGACCTGCATCAGATTATTAGAGACCCTTCCTGTTGTTTTTGGAAGGCTTTGCCGAGATCCGACTACAGTGCTTAATAATGCAGTGACACAATGTCTTTCTGATCTGATAGATTGGGGGCATTCACCACTTGCAGTAGTGGTCAGATATTGGAAAGATGCTTTAATTTCATTGCTGATTCTGATTAAAGCATCATGCAGCGGTGTCCCTGCCTCATTAGCCGCAGATATTGAGAAACTTATTTCATGTG ATAATATTCCAATGAATGTGTTGAACAAACAAGTTGCTCGGCTTTCTGTTTCACTTGTGGATGGGAGTTACACTGACTTGAAAAAAACTAGTGTTGATTTCAAATGTTTGCCTGGTGAAGAATCTGTTCTTGCTGACAACTCTTTAGCTGAAGCAGCCAAGCCTTTTAGTGGGGTTGGTAAAAGAATGCATATTCCAGACTTGAAAACATTAGTTGGTGAGGAAAGAAGTAATTTGATAGTTAATTCAGGTGATGAAACAGAAACAGATACGTCTGCTGGTGCTGATATCAATTCTGGTGTCAGCTTCGATCCTAAACCTGTTGGCCATATTGCTGGGAGAGTTTTGTATTCTGATCCTGTGAAAGAAATTGACTCCAGGAAGATTTCTCAGCCAGTTGATCTTTGTTTGGATCTGGATATCCAAAGACTTGAATTAGATGCTCTACAGGCTTCGCCTCTTGCCAAATCAAAAGCTATGGAGCCTAAGAGCAAGGGAACTGATATCAATTGCCATTTAAATTGTATAAATCTGAATTCCAAAGAAAATAGTTCTGTCACCTCTGAGCTTCGTTCTGCTGTAGGGAGCTCATCTCATGGAGGCGTGAGTATGAAAGAGAATGATGGGAAAGCTGATGAACGGGTTATAAAAAGTAATGATGCAGTCTTGAAAGAGCTTGTATGTGAAAACAAAAGTGATCGGGAGTTAGCTTTTCTCACTTCAGCTAGACGTCAACAATCATTCTCCATAAAAACAGGTCTCTCCGGGCCGAAAAGGAAAGTCATTCAACTCAGCTTGCCAGTTGATAATAAGTCTAATGCTTTGAGATTGGATGATGGAGTGAAGAGATTTAAAGCTGTGAGGCTTGATGATTGGTATAGACCTATTCTAGAGTTCAATTACTTTTTAACAGTTGGATTGACAACTGAAGGTGCAGGAAAGAATGATAGTTTGAGTAAATTAAAGGAGGTTCCTGTTCGTTTCCAATCTGTTGATGAATATGTTGAAATTTTCCGTCCACTTATATTGGAGGAGTTTAAAGCACAACTGCAGAGTTCCTTTCAGGAGATAACTTCTCTAGAAGAGATGTCTTGCGGCAGTCTTTCTGTAATGTCAGTTGAaagaattgatgattttcaCTTCATTCGCTGTGTTCACGAGGATGTTGATTCAGCTGGTTCTAAAAGCTGCTCAGACAATGATCTTATTTTGCTTACACGACAACCCCTGAGGAATTCTTGTCCGGATATTCACATCGTGGGAAAG GTGGAAAAACGTGAAAAAGATTGTAAGAGGAGATCAAGTATCGTACTCATCAGGTTGTACTTGCAAAATAGACCTCATCTGATGCGAGCTCGAAAGTTTCTTGTTGAGCGAAGCAAATGGTGCATTAGTCggctaatgaccataacttctCAACTCAGAGAATTTCAAGCATTGTCGGCTATTAGGGGAATCCCTTTGCTTCCTGTTATCTTGAATCCCACCAGTTACGATCACAGTAAGCACTGCGGTGAGAGTTTCAATAAACTATCTCGACCTTTGCAGCAAGTCCTCAAAACGGCATATAATGACAGTCAACTGCAAGCTATCAGTGCTGCTATTGGACCTTTTGATCCTAAAAAGGATTTTCAATTATCCCTAATACAGGGTCCTCCAG GTACCGGGAAGACCCGAGTGATCGTGGCCATTGTCAGTTCTTTGCTTGCTTTCTCCCAAGTGGACACCAAGAGATCATCAAATGGAGGTCCAAAGTCTACTGGAATGTCTCGCACTGCTTCAAGACAGCGGATTTGTCAAGCTGCAGCTGTTGCTAGGGCATGGCAGGACGCAGCCTTGGCTAGACAACTTAACGAAGATTTAGAGAATGATAAACCAATGGGAAACTGTAGTAAAAGAAGAATACTCATCTGTGCACAATCAAATGCTGCTGTAGATGAACTAGTGTCCAGGATAACCAGTGAAGGCCTTTATGGCAGTGATGGGACGATGTATAAGCCTTATATCGTTAGAGTAGGTAATGCGAAAACAGTTCATCCTAATTCATTGCCGTTCTTCATTGATACACTTGTTGATCACCGCATAGCTGAGGAGAAAATGAATGCAACCGATTCAACGAATGATGCCGACAAGGATACTTTGACATTCTTGCGGTCTAATCTTGAGAAGTTGGTTGATACTATCAAATGTTATGAAGCTAAAAGAGCTAGTTTACGGGATGGAAATTCTGATTCCAACTGTTTATTGGAAGGAGACACTGATAAAGCAGATAATGCAAAGGAATTGTCTGATGCAGAAGTAGAAGCAAAGCTGAGAATAttatatgaaaaaaagaaatcaatatACATGGATCTCGCTGCTGCTCAGGCACGGGAGAAGAAAGCTAATGAAGAAACAAAAGCTCTTAGACAAAAATTACGGAAGGCTATACTAAAAGAGGCTGAGATTGTGGTGACTACACTGAGTGGCTGTGGTGGAGATCTGTATGGGGTTTGTGCAGCATCTGTGTCCAGCCAGAGATTTAGCAGTTCATCGGAGGGTGTCCTATTTGATGCAGTTGTGATTGATGAAGCTGCTCAA GCTCTGGAACCTGCTTCCCTCATACCACTTCAACTCTTAAAATCAAAGGGAACTAGATGTGTGATG GTGGGTGATCCAAAGCAGCTTCCAGCCACGGTTCTCTCTAACATTGCCAGCAAATTTTCTTTCCAATGTAGCATGTTTGAACGCTTGCAAAGGGCTGGTTATCCTGTCAACATGCTCACACGGCAG TATAGGATGCACCCGGAGATATGCCGCTTTccttctttccatttttatgaTGGTAAATTGGTTGATGGAGACCAGTTATCCAGCAAAGTTGCATCATTTCATGGCACTAAGGGCCTTGGTCCCTATGTATTCTTTGATGTTGTGGATGGGAAGGAGCTCCATGATAAAAAATCTGGCACATTATCCCTCTACAATGAGTGTGAGGCTGATGCTGCAGTTGAAGTGTTAAGATTTTTCAAGAGGAG GTTCCCATCTGAGTTTGTTGGTGGAAGAATTGGTATTATAACTCCTTATCGGTGTCAGCTTTCTCTACTACGCTCTCGATTTTCAAGTGCATTTGGATCTTCTATCACTGCTGACATGGAGTTTAATACAGTCGATGGTTTTCAAGGTCGAGAAGTTGATATAGTTATACTCTCCACTGTGAGGGCATTCGAGGCATGCTCGAATGCAACACAGATTAATTCTAGCCGTATTGGTTTTGTGGCTGATGTAAGGCGGATGAATGTTGCTTTGACTAGGGCAAGGCTGTCTTTGTGGATCATGGGTAACGCAAGGACATTGCGGACGAACCAAAACTGGGCAGCTTTAGTGAAGAATGCAAAAGAAAGAGAGTTAGTGATGTCACTTAAAAGACCATATAATGCTACTTTTAAATCATGTGATCTGGAGAAACATTTGACTTTAGATAAACCAGAAAACTATTCAAGGAATTTGAAGCATGTTAAAGGGGCTGAAGCCACATATGAGCATGCTGATAGACAAAAGAAGAATGTAAAGCATGTGACAGATAGGAAAAGAAAAGACGCCAGCTTTGGAGCTCCAATTGACACTCCAGTACGTGCTGATCTGTCTGGAAAAAACGTTGAGGGGGAACAAAGATCTAAAGATGAAAATAGTCTTTTGTTGGAAAAGGATCTCGATAATTATGATGGCAGAAATACCAAGGGTGTGCATATTTTACTCGGGAAAAATCAATCAGAATCAAGTGAAAGTTGCGAAAAGATCAGTAAGAAGCACAGGAAAGAGAGGAAAGTACATGGGCATTGCGGAAAACAATGTGACAGCTTAGAGAGTAACTCGGGGAATTCAAAGAAGTCAGGGAGTGATAACCATAAACATTCTATATCTGTTGCATCTGAAAAAGTTCAAGAACCTTTGGAACGCGATGATAAACTGCAGAATACGAGAGGTTGGAAGAAGCCTGCTACGACAACTCTTCTGCAGAAGGATGTGGAAGATGGGATTGGAGCTTGTAATCAGGTTAAAAAACCTGATCATATAATATCAGAGAGGAAGCAACAACGTGATGCTGTTGATGCTCTTCTTTCTTCAGCACTAATATCTTCGAACAAGTCTAGGTCTTCACTAAGATCTTTGCCTGCTAAAAGGACGAGTTCACCAAATGCTGGAGGCCCTCCAATTAGACCACCTAAGCAAAATAAGGTAATGTCTTTAAGTCACTGA